In Geotalea uraniireducens, one genomic interval encodes:
- a CDS encoding SAM-dependent methyltransferase has translation MDIPRIFNITESAHRIHNPLTPEKLATLGAALRLERGTRVLDLGSGSGEMLCTWARDYGVIGTGIDMSQLFTGQAKLRAEELGVADQVTFIHGDAAGYVAADKVGVAACVGATWIGGGVAGTIELLARSLRPGGIILIGEPYWRQLPPTEEVARGCLAGSIADFLPLPELIASFGHLGYDVVEMVLADQDSWDRYEAAKWLTMRRWLAANPDDELAQEVRAQLTSEPGRYAAYTREYLGWGVFALMPR, from the coding sequence TTGGACATTCCACGGATCTTCAACATCACCGAAAGTGCTCATCGCATTCATAACCCACTAACACCCGAAAAGCTCGCCACGCTCGGCGCGGCGCTGCGGCTGGAAAGGGGAACCCGCGTGCTCGACCTCGGCAGCGGTTCGGGGGAGATGCTGTGCACCTGGGCTCGCGATTACGGTGTCATCGGCACCGGCATCGACATGAGCCAGTTGTTCACCGGGCAAGCGAAACTCCGCGCTGAAGAACTCGGCGTCGCCGATCAAGTCACGTTCATCCATGGCGATGCCGCTGGCTACGTCGCTGCCGACAAGGTCGGCGTGGCAGCCTGTGTCGGGGCCACGTGGATCGGCGGGGGGGTCGCCGGCACCATCGAGCTTCTGGCGCGGAGCCTCCGCCCCGGAGGGATCATCCTCATCGGCGAGCCCTACTGGCGGCAGCTACCGCCGACAGAAGAGGTCGCCAGGGGGTGCCTTGCCGGCTCAATCGCCGACTTCCTCCCGCTTCCGGAACTTATCGCGTCGTTCGGCCACCTCGGCTACGACGTCGTCGAAATGGTTCTGGCAGACCAGGACAGCTGGGACCGATACGAGGCGGCCAAGTGGCTCACCATGCGCCGCTGGCTTGCAGCCAATCCCGACGACGAGCTGGCGCAGGAGGTTCGGGCTCAATTGACCTCGGAACCCGGGCGCTACGCCGCTTACACGCGGGAATACCTGGGCTGGGGCGTGTTCGCGCTGATGCCGCGCTGA
- a CDS encoding PLP-dependent aminotransferase family protein: MFILNHTDTVPLYKQLYQQIRAQVLSGKLPAHTRLPSVRDLAAELSTSRNTVDGAYQELAAEGYIYSKERSGYFVSALDHEVAPHAPADKPSQQSRPPRISPHCTYDFHPARLDPASFPAARWRACFLECLRGCSRELTHYGDPQGDWGLRSAIRQYLERSRGVICEPEQIVICSGLQQGLEIVAQLLQESHSSVAVEDPGYHLPRAVFRNHMFRIVPIAVGASGIDLEALRASDSTIAYVTPSHQLPLGCVMPIANRLNLIDWAQAGGKLIIEDDYDSELRYHGKPIPSLQGLRPDGNIIYTGTFSKILSPALRLSYMVLPRLLLAPFHALYRDYFSTVSLLEQKTMARFIELGYWERHVRRMRTVYKKKHDALLQAVERSFGDRATIVGQGAGLHVVLLLREKNPGEAAILQRATHQGINLFPFSATCATGKPVPTSLLLGFGGMTVAEIEQGVKVLSGLCF; encoded by the coding sequence ATGTTCATCCTGAATCATACCGACACGGTTCCTTTATACAAGCAGCTCTACCAACAGATCAGGGCGCAGGTGCTGTCGGGTAAACTGCCTGCCCATACCAGGCTCCCGTCCGTCAGGGACCTGGCCGCCGAACTGTCGACCAGCCGCAATACGGTGGATGGCGCCTACCAGGAGCTGGCCGCGGAAGGCTACATTTACAGCAAAGAGCGGAGCGGCTATTTTGTCTCGGCGCTCGATCATGAGGTCGCGCCTCACGCACCGGCCGATAAACCTTCCCAACAGAGCCGTCCCCCACGAATATCGCCACACTGCACCTATGATTTCCATCCTGCCCGGCTCGACCCGGCAAGCTTTCCTGCGGCACGGTGGCGGGCCTGCTTTCTGGAATGCCTCCGCGGGTGTTCCCGCGAGCTCACCCACTACGGCGATCCCCAGGGAGACTGGGGATTACGCAGCGCCATCCGCCAGTACCTGGAGCGTTCCCGGGGCGTCATCTGCGAACCGGAACAGATCGTCATCTGCTCCGGACTGCAACAGGGGCTGGAGATCGTCGCCCAGCTGCTGCAAGAGAGCCATTCATCGGTGGCGGTCGAAGATCCCGGGTACCACCTGCCGCGCGCGGTCTTCCGGAACCATATGTTCCGCATCGTGCCGATTGCCGTCGGAGCGAGCGGAATCGACCTGGAAGCGCTACGAGCCAGCGACAGCACCATTGCCTATGTCACCCCTTCCCACCAGCTCCCCCTGGGCTGCGTGATGCCCATCGCCAACCGGCTGAACCTGATCGATTGGGCCCAGGCGGGCGGGAAGCTGATCATCGAAGACGATTACGACAGCGAGCTCCGCTACCACGGCAAACCGATCCCCTCGCTGCAGGGGTTGCGCCCCGACGGGAACATCATCTACACGGGGACATTTTCCAAGATTCTCTCTCCGGCCCTGCGCCTGAGCTACATGGTGCTGCCTCGCCTGCTGCTCGCCCCATTTCACGCCCTGTACCGTGATTATTTTTCCACCGTTTCGCTGCTCGAACAGAAAACCATGGCGCGGTTCATAGAGTTGGGATACTGGGAGCGCCATGTCCGGCGCATGCGCACGGTGTACAAGAAAAAGCATGATGCCCTGCTCCAGGCCGTCGAGCGCTCTTTCGGCGACAGGGCCACCATCGTTGGCCAGGGTGCCGGCCTTCATGTGGTTTTACTCCTGCGCGAAAAGAATCCGGGTGAAGCCGCAATCCTTCAGCGCGCCACGCACCAGGGAATCAATCTGTTTCCGTTCAGCGCTACCTGCGCCACAGGCAAGCCCGTCCCGACAAGCCTGCTGCTCGGTTTCGGCGGAATGACCGTAGCCGAGATAGAGCAGGGTGTAAAGGTTCTGTCCGGACTGTGCTTTTGA
- a CDS encoding SatD family protein — protein sequence MSQHYIVMADVIRSRSFDGNDLMHEFTRIVAECNAAHKGGLLSPYTITLGDEFQGIAGSLKSTVDSILFLEDRLLTVHPAFKLRYVIVYGEIDTPINPLIAHGMMGTGLVTAREMLTKKQRGKKRFQLNMPNLPYTDDLDMLFRLLELLSGHWKGKDYELIRELIWNNDAVVATRFGKTKSQIWKRRKTLQIEEYVTVKELLCRTVSYREDI from the coding sequence ATGTCCCAACATTACATCGTCATGGCTGATGTCATTCGTAGCAGGTCATTCGACGGCAACGACCTTATGCATGAGTTCACGAGGATTGTTGCGGAGTGCAACGCCGCTCATAAGGGCGGTTTGCTGTCTCCCTATACAATTACTTTAGGTGATGAGTTTCAGGGGATCGCGGGATCTCTTAAGAGTACTGTTGATTCGATTTTATTTTTGGAAGACCGCCTCCTGACGGTTCATCCAGCTTTTAAGCTCCGTTACGTTATTGTCTATGGTGAAATCGACACTCCAATAAACCCGCTGATAGCTCATGGAATGATGGGTACCGGTCTTGTCACTGCAAGAGAAATGTTGACTAAAAAACAGCGGGGGAAAAAGCGATTTCAATTAAATATGCCTAACCTGCCTTACACTGATGATCTCGACATGCTCTTTCGGCTACTGGAGTTGCTATCAGGACACTGGAAAGGAAAAGATTACGAATTGATCCGTGAACTCATTTGGAATAATGATGCTGTCGTCGCGACACGCTTTGGAAAGACAAAGTCGCAAATATGGAAGCGCAGAAAAACACTGCAAATCGAGGAGTACGTAACAGTAAAGGAGCTTCTCTGCCGGACAGTCTCCTACAGAGAGGATATATGA
- a CDS encoding transposase produces MPRQARIDGAGTLHHIICRGIERREIFTDDSDRDDFVLRMGTILAETSTRCYAWALIPNHFHLLLQTGTVPVATVMRRLLTATWGSSLEI; encoded by the coding sequence ATGCCCCGTCAGGCTCGGATCGATGGAGCTGGCACGCTCCACCACATCATTTGTCGCGGCATTGAGCGCCGTGAAATTTTCACCGATGACTCGGACAGGGATGATTTTGTCTTGCGGATGGGGACGATCCTCGCCGAAACCTCGACGCGGTGCTATGCATGGGCTTTGATCCCAAACCATTTCCACTTGCTGCTACAGACCGGAACTGTTCCCGTCGCCACCGTCATGCGTCGCCTTTTGACTGCAACATGGGGGTCAAGTCTTGAAATATAA
- the rsgA gene encoding ribosome small subunit-dependent GTPase A yields the protein MPPTIAHLQHLGWDEWFAAQAEEKGLTGHRVARVVAVDREQLLVMDESGEFRARLAGRFLFMTEQSVDFPCVGDWVCVQHDSADRFGIIHDVIPRRSFLRRKAAGDTIEHQMIAANIDVALIVQSCQFDFNVNRLERYLVMVRNGRVAPVVLLTKTDLVTPVTLQQLRDDIGNAGITAAVIALSNVTGAGVETVRDMLQPGKTYCLLGSSGVGKSTLINRLLGRQHLETGGVSGTGEGRHTTVRRELVRLDNGAMLIDNPGMREFGILGAEEGLGDSFADIYALAAHCKYADCAHANEPGCAVLRAVADGSLPQGHYRNFLKLRNEAEFHDLSYLEKRQKDKDFGRFLKSARKDPGFRRKS from the coding sequence ATGCCCCCCACTATTGCGCATCTGCAGCACCTCGGCTGGGATGAATGGTTTGCGGCCCAGGCAGAGGAAAAGGGCCTGACCGGGCACCGCGTTGCCCGGGTCGTTGCCGTGGACCGCGAGCAGCTACTGGTGATGGATGAATCCGGGGAATTCCGCGCCCGGCTTGCCGGCCGGTTCCTCTTCATGACCGAGCAGTCGGTCGATTTCCCCTGCGTCGGCGATTGGGTGTGCGTGCAGCACGACAGCGCGGACCGCTTCGGCATCATCCACGACGTCATCCCCCGGCGGTCGTTTCTCCGCCGCAAGGCAGCGGGCGACACCATCGAACACCAGATGATCGCGGCGAATATCGACGTGGCCCTGATCGTCCAGTCCTGCCAGTTCGACTTCAACGTCAACCGGCTCGAGCGCTACCTGGTGATGGTCAGAAACGGGCGGGTAGCTCCCGTGGTATTGCTGACGAAAACCGATCTGGTCACCCCCGTAACGCTCCAGCAGCTGAGAGACGACATCGGCAATGCCGGGATAACCGCGGCGGTGATCGCCCTGAGCAACGTCACCGGCGCCGGGGTCGAGACGGTGCGCGACATGCTGCAACCGGGAAAAACTTACTGCCTGCTCGGTTCATCGGGGGTCGGCAAGAGCACCCTGATCAACCGGCTGCTCGGCCGGCAGCACCTGGAAACCGGCGGGGTGAGCGGGACGGGCGAGGGGCGCCATACGACGGTGCGCCGCGAACTCGTGCGCCTCGACAACGGGGCGATGCTGATCGATAACCCGGGGATGCGGGAATTCGGCATCCTGGGGGCCGAGGAGGGGCTGGGCGACAGCTTTGCCGACATCTATGCCCTGGCGGCGCACTGCAAATATGCCGACTGCGCCCACGCCAACGAACCGGGCTGCGCCGTTTTGCGGGCCGTCGCGGACGGCAGCCTCCCGCAGGGACACTACCGGAACTTTCTCAAACTCCGCAACGAGGCGGAGTTCCACGATCTGTCGTATCTGGAGAAGCGGCAGAAGGATAAGGACTTTGGCCGCTTCCTCAAGTCGGCCAGGAAAGATCCGGGATTCAGGCGGAAATCCTGA
- a CDS encoding class I SAM-dependent methyltransferase, giving the protein MRSWQYDEFRHCGVDYSQVEQAEAYDEQHQQFRDYGKEFRGMLEFLDLRDPTDKTVIDLGCGTGATALLAAAMFKTVYAVDVSHAMLERARAKADRNTRNITFVKAGFLTYDHGGEAADLVITKAAFHHLPDFWKQIALLRMNGMMKTGGQLYIHDVVFQFDPRHYAGKIDAWIARFAAVAGGKFTAEVETHIRDEYSTFGWILEKMIANAGFIVEKVTSDDGFVTEYACRKVADVGLGETA; this is encoded by the coding sequence ATGCGAAGCTGGCAGTACGACGAGTTCCGGCATTGTGGGGTTGATTACTCGCAGGTCGAGCAGGCTGAAGCGTATGACGAACAGCATCAGCAGTTCCGCGACTATGGGAAAGAGTTCCGGGGCATGCTGGAGTTCCTCGACCTTCGCGACCCGACGGATAAGACCGTCATAGATCTGGGGTGCGGGACCGGCGCCACGGCATTGTTGGCGGCAGCCATGTTCAAGACGGTCTATGCCGTCGACGTCTCACACGCCATGCTTGAGCGGGCACGGGCGAAAGCGGACCGGAACACCCGGAACATCACCTTCGTAAAAGCGGGCTTTCTGACCTATGACCATGGTGGCGAGGCGGCGGACCTGGTGATAACGAAGGCCGCCTTTCACCACTTGCCCGATTTCTGGAAGCAGATCGCCTTATTGCGCATGAACGGGATGATGAAAACGGGCGGGCAGCTGTATATCCACGATGTGGTTTTCCAGTTCGACCCCCGGCACTATGCCGGCAAAATCGACGCATGGATTGCCCGGTTTGCCGCGGTGGCCGGAGGGAAATTCACGGCGGAAGTCGAAACGCATATCCGGGACGAATACAGCACCTTCGGCTGGATACTGGAAAAGATGATCGCCAATGCCGGCTTTATCGTTGAAAAGGTGACATCCGACGACGGTTTTGTCACCGAATACGCCTGCCGCAAAGTCGCTGACGTGGGCCTCGGCGAGACCGCCTGA
- a CDS encoding DUF4403 family protein: MSRFVIVVLLLALSPLCAAAAVPPSSLNLSVEASAADLAAIINRSLPQQLYKGQGALGTSVTVLRTGPVAVAAADNFVYFTLPVQLTFGYSFYESYPLRAGLRFKARIGVTPDWRLRTELYYTGLSDNLADKFSLGPLSLNPKSMVESITQPVQRLLEPLIDAKVNDAVQLRAKVAPLWQRAFTPTLVSKEFSAWLKLTPEKIVMSPLLAANNRIQLSLGVITGAEITVGPEPTAAPAAPLPPLQLLPSFDRQFHLQLASDIYFADLVTALNPVLIDKTFGDERKITVKSFSLKGEEGRLVITLTATGDFDGELTILAKPVYNPQHNTLTFEEVDFDTRHAGLLISAGSWLFSSSIRSTIKTKLDAAVVEQLEKARGKACAALTAVRLADHLNLTGAVTALSLGEATVQNDRLSVEVVAQGETSVRLQ, from the coding sequence ATGTCCCGGTTTGTCATCGTTGTTCTGCTTCTGGCGCTCAGCCCCCTCTGCGCCGCCGCAGCCGTCCCCCCCTCGTCGCTCAACCTGAGCGTGGAGGCTTCCGCCGCCGATCTCGCCGCCATCATCAACCGCTCGCTCCCCCAACAGCTCTACAAGGGCCAGGGTGCACTGGGGACCTCGGTCACCGTGCTCCGGACCGGCCCGGTGGCCGTAGCGGCAGCCGACAATTTCGTCTATTTCACCCTGCCGGTGCAGCTAACCTTCGGCTACTCGTTCTACGAGAGCTATCCGCTCCGGGCGGGACTCAGGTTCAAGGCGCGGATCGGCGTCACTCCGGACTGGCGCCTCAGGACCGAGCTGTACTACACCGGCCTGTCGGACAACCTCGCCGACAAATTCAGTCTCGGACCGCTGTCGCTGAATCCGAAAAGCATGGTCGAGAGCATCACCCAGCCGGTCCAGCGGCTGCTCGAGCCGCTCATCGACGCCAAGGTCAACGACGCCGTCCAGCTCCGGGCCAAGGTCGCGCCGCTCTGGCAGCGGGCGTTTACCCCGACGCTGGTGAGCAAGGAATTCAGCGCCTGGCTGAAGCTGACCCCGGAAAAGATCGTCATGAGCCCGCTCTTGGCGGCGAACAACCGGATCCAGCTCTCCCTCGGCGTCATTACCGGCGCCGAGATCACCGTCGGCCCGGAACCGACGGCAGCACCGGCGGCGCCGCTGCCGCCGCTGCAGCTCCTCCCCTCCTTCGACCGGCAGTTTCATCTCCAGCTCGCCAGCGACATCTATTTCGCCGATCTCGTCACGGCGCTGAACCCCGTGCTGATCGACAAGACCTTCGGCGACGAGCGGAAGATTACCGTCAAAAGCTTCAGCCTCAAGGGCGAGGAGGGCCGCTTGGTGATCACCCTCACCGCGACCGGCGATTTCGACGGTGAGCTGACGATCCTGGCCAAGCCGGTGTACAACCCGCAGCACAATACCCTGACCTTCGAAGAGGTCGATTTCGATACCCGGCACGCCGGCTTGCTGATCAGCGCGGGGAGCTGGCTGTTCAGCAGCAGCATTCGCAGCACCATCAAGACGAAGCTCGACGCCGCCGTCGTCGAGCAGTTGGAGAAGGCCCGCGGAAAGGCCTGCGCAGCGCTCACCGCCGTGCGCCTGGCCGACCACCTGAACCTGACCGGTGCCGTAACGGCGCTGTCGCTCGGCGAGGCGACGGTGCAAAACGACCGGCTGTCGGTCGAGGTGGTCGCCCAGGGGGAGACGAGCGTCCGGCTGCAGTGA
- a CDS encoding pyridoxamine 5'-phosphate oxidase family protein produces the protein MIPEKLLEILKQDGVVAIATLGQDGPHLVNTWNSYVRISAEGRLLIPAGYMHRTEANVAFNPEVLITVGSSKVQGLHGPGAGFLIRGTASFVTSGPDFELLKSKFDWLRATLAVTPDSITQTW, from the coding sequence ATGATTCCCGAAAAACTGCTCGAAATTCTGAAACAGGATGGTGTCGTGGCCATCGCCACCTTGGGCCAGGACGGGCCCCATCTGGTCAACACCTGGAACAGTTACGTCCGGATATCCGCCGAAGGCCGGTTGCTGATTCCTGCCGGTTACATGCACCGTACCGAAGCGAACGTCGCTTTTAACCCCGAAGTCCTGATTACCGTGGGAAGCAGCAAGGTGCAGGGGTTGCACGGCCCGGGCGCCGGTTTTCTGATCAGGGGCACAGCGTCCTTCGTAACCTCCGGGCCGGATTTTGAGCTGCTGAAGTCGAAATTCGACTGGCTGCGCGCCACCCTGGCCGTTACGCCCGATTCGATAACGCAAACCTGGTAG